One stretch of Anas acuta chromosome W, bAnaAcu1.1, whole genome shotgun sequence DNA includes these proteins:
- the LOC137846846 gene encoding olfactory receptor 14C36-like, which produces MAYDRYVAICKPLHYGSLVGSRACVQMAAAAWASGFLDAVLHTANTFSLPLCRGNAVDQFFCEIPQILKLSCSHAYLREILSLVFSVFLGFGCFVFIVLSYVQIFKAVLRMPSEQSKHKAFSTCLPHLAVVSLMVSTGMFAYLKPPSVFSPTVDLVVAFLYSVVPPALNPLIYSMRNKDLKYGVKRLFLYMLLKHQ; this is translated from the coding sequence atggcctacgaccgctacgttgccatctgcaagcccctgcactacgggagcctcgtgggcagcagagcttgtgtccagatggcagcagctgcctgggccAGTGGCTTTCTcgatgctgtcctgcacacggccaacacattttccctgcccctctgccgaggcaatgctgtggaccagttcttctgtgagatcccccagatcctcaagctctcctgctcacatgcctacctcagggaaatTTTGTCTcttgtgtttagtgtttttttAGGCTTTGGTTGCTTCGTTTTCATTGTgttgtcctatgtgcagatcttcaaggcagtgctgaggatgccctctgagcagagcaagcacaaagccttttccacgtgcctccctcacctggccgtggtctccctgATGGTTAGCACTggcatgtttgcctacctgaagcccccctctgTCTTCTCCCCAACCGTCGACCTGGTGGTGGcatttctgtactcagtggtacctccagcactgaaccccctcatctacagcatgagaaacaagGACCTAAAGTATGGAGTGAAGAGACTGTTCCTATACATGCTTCTTAAGCAtcaataa